CATCCCCATCAAAGCATCCTTTTTCTTTTTATCTAATTGTTCTTTTAGAATTTTTAAGGTTTTGTTTTTTTGCATAAATAGACAGGTAGTCAATCGATTTTCTAAAATGAGTTTATGCTTTAAAATAAAAAAGACTTAAGTCTTAATTTAATACACATCCAGGCCATATAATTGGCTATTTACACTATAATCTCAAAGTACCTGATGTTTAAGCTGAATTTATTATTAAACTCTATAATTTTATTAATGGTTTTAAACATCGAGTTATAAGAATATTATGTGCTTTAATTTCCTATAATGGATATATAATAAAATTATATTAAAATAATAAGATTATATGATAGTATAATTTATACATATTAAAAAAAACAAAAATTGAAATCAGTTAATTATAAAAGGAGATGTTTTAATGTTTAAGATAAGATATTTTAAGATATGTTTTTTGTTACTGTTATTATTGGGGATAAGTTGTAACTTGAAACCACTAGGAAGAGATGTTGCTGTGTTGAATCGACATAAGCTTAATGGGAATGTTGCTGACGAGGGCATTGAAGATGTTTTTGAGAGGCATTCAGATATAAGTATTGAAGATAGATTTAATAATTTAATAAATTCATTTGAGTTATCAGGTGAAGAGAAAGAAGTATTTGAATATATACGTGATGTAGTAACCAAATCTTTTCCGGAAGGGCCAGCTTATAAAGCATATAGTGAAGAAGAATTTTATGATTTGTTGGTTGGGTTAGGTGTTTTTAGAGTGAAGCAAATTATAGAGCGTAATTTATTTATATTTACTTTATTAAAAGAAGCCGAAATGGTTATTGAGGAATCAGAATATGGATTTAAAGATAATTTGTCTGTTTTTAGAAATGCTTATATTTTAAATTTAAAAGAGGCATTTAGCGGTACTACTCTTGATGAGGTGCATTATAAGGCTATAAATAATCATCGATTTTCAAATAATTATGCTTGGCGTGGTGTTGTAGAGAGACAAGAATATATTAAAAATTATATTGATCATGTTATAGAAGTTGAAAGAATGTATGCGGAATTGTCAGACGAAGAGAAAGAAGTGCTTGAATATATTCGAGATGTAGTAGTAGTTTATTCTTCTGCTGATGTTGAACTTTATAATATGTATGCCAACATAGATTTTTATTTGAGCTTAGGTAGATTGGGTATTGATAAAGTTAAGCAACTTGTGTATAAGGTTAGTTTGATTTTTCAGAACTTCAAAGAAGCTAAAAAATGGATTGGGATTATTGAAAAAGATAAAATGGGTCTAAAAGAGAAATTACAATCTGATTTTAAATCTACCAAGGAAAAATTTGCAGATGATTTGCGTAATTTTTTCATATCTGCGTCTGGTGGCCATGATTTTAAGAGCCAAATAAATGATCTTGATAAAGATGATTATTCTTGTAGGAAGTTTGATGATATTAGTGAGGATGCTATAGGTATTATTGAGGCAAATAATATTTATGTATGGCTTTCAGATGAGGAGATAGAAGTACTTGAATATGTAAGAAAGGCAGTTACAGATCCTGATCCTGGCGATCTAGAGAATGATGATCTTGGAATATATTCTAATCATCATTTCTATAGAAATTTAAGTAGGGTAGGGATTGATGCTATTAGGCGCTTTGCTAAAGGGATGTTATTATTCTGTTTTGAAAAATATAAAAAATCTAAAGCAATCGTTGATAGAGTGGCTAGGAGAACAAAAGTATTGTATCCAGAATCGCAAAAGAGATCTAGAGTGGAGGCATTCTTTGAGCATTATGAGAAAGAGTTTTTATTGAATATTAAAAGAGCATATGATAGTCACGGTGGTTATTGGTTTTTTGATGGGGAATGTATATCTGATTTTCTGGACTATGTGCATGAATTTGACTTGTTTCTAATAAGGAAAAAACGTAAAATATGGCATTAATCGATATTTATTTAATACTGAAATATTATTGAAATTAATGTTAAAAAATTTCTGCAATTATCCATATGTAAGCTTTTCTGAGGTGTTGGACTTGAAACTAATACAATATAATGGGATGAATGATGAAATATCGTAATGTTGTTAAATTTCTTAAGATGATAGAGCGTATGATGAGGGATGTTGGCTTTGTGTTTGAAAAATAACTTTATAGTAACTATTACTATCCTATAGATAGTAATAGTGAAGTTATTTGTTAGGTCTAGGTTGAGGGAAGAGTTTGATTCTAGAGTGACCATGGAAGAGCTTATATTAATAAGCAGCTAGCTAAATATTTAACAATGTTAAAGAAAGCTAGAAACGTGATTTTTAATATTCTAGAATGTGTGGCTTTAAATAAAAATAGTACAAAGAAGATGTCAATTATATGTTGAATAAAATTATAAATATTGTAAATGATGAGCATATTTTATTATAGCAGTTAATATTGTGAAGCAAAGGGGAATAGAAAAGAATCATATTTGAAGATATTTGCTAAATAATGAGAGTGAACCCTTTTTCATTAAGATACGAATTTATCACCAATCTTTGTGTATCTCTTATAGCCCAAACTCTATCCATTAAATCTGATAAATATTTCCTTATTCTATAAGAAGATAAATGTTGATAATGTACCGAAATAATTGTTTTGAATTTTGTAAAAAATATATACTCCTTTAAGTTCAGTAACAACTTTAAAACAGTTTCTTCCAGGTTGATAAAGAGGAAAATATTCTACATATTCAAATAAGTGAAGCACTACTTCTAAATCAAAGATTAAAGAAGCAGTACTTCACGAGTATCTATTTTAGTTAGGGAGTTTATTTAGTTGCTATGGATTTATCTTGTGTGCTCATAGAGTGAAAATTGTAGTGTTATATCGTTTACAATACCTTCAAATAGGGCTGAGGTGTTTGTTGGGCTTGATAAATTACTGTACACTTCATCAACAGAGGTAGTATTACAAATGCTTTTTAAATGCTTTATGTAGTCCGTTGTTATAATGTAGAATCTGTGTGTAAATAAGTTTTTTTCTCTCCCAACGTAATTTGCAAGAGCGTCTGCTGTTGCTTGTTTTTTCTTTAATATTATCACTATATTTGATAGGATTTTTTTGAGTTTATCAATATTTGTGTCCAGTATGAACTGAGCTAGTTTTGCTTGTGCATTAGTTGTAATATTATGGTCCTCAGGGTTATCTGGATTAGGTTTTGTAATGGAGCTTTCAAGGAAATCCAAAGCATTTTTTTCGTCGTCATTTAATTGTTCTTTAACTTTATTATAAGCATCATAATAATCTTTTATAGTGTTTGCAATCTTTTCAAATTGGGCTTTATAGGCTGTTTTTCTTGCTAAATTACTGTATATCTCATCAACAGAGGTAGTATTACAAAATCTTTTTAAATACGTTATATGTTCTATTTCCATATCTTTGAATTTTTGTATAAGTGTGGTTTTGTCTGGCCCAGTGTAATTTATAAGAGCATTTTTTGTTATTTTTTTTGCATTTAATGTTAGTATAATATCCAATAGAGATTTTTTGAGGTTATTAATACCTAGGAGTAGTATGAACTGATTAAAGTTTTGTTTTGAGTGAGTTATGAAATTGTGGTCATATGGGTCATCTAGATTAGGTGTTGTTATAGAGTTCTCAAGGAAATCCAAAG
The nucleotide sequence above comes from Borrelia hermsii DAH. Encoded proteins:
- a CDS encoding BTA121 domain-containing protein surface lipoprotein, with product MKPLGRDVAVLNRHKLNGNVADEGIEDVFERHSDISIEDRFNNLINSFELSGEEKEVFEYIRDVVTKSFPEGPAYKAYSEEEFYDLLVGLGVFRVKQIIERNLFIFTLLKEAEMVIEESEYGFKDNLSVFRNAYILNLKEAFSGTTLDEVHYKAINNHRFSNNYAWRGVVERQEYIKNYIDHVIEVERMYAELSDEEKEVLEYIRDVVVVYSSADVELYNMYANIDFYLSLGRLGIDKVKQLVYKVSLIFQNFKEAKKWIGIIEKDKMGLKEKLQSDFKSTKEKFADDLRNFFISASGGHDFKSQINDLDKDDYSCRKFDDISEDAIGIIEANNIYVWLSDEEIEVLEYVRKAVTDPDPGDLENDDLGIYSNHHFYRNLSRVGIDAIRRFAKGMLLFCFEKYKKSKAIVDRVARRTKVLYPESQKRSRVEAFFEHYEKEFLLNIKRAYDSHGGYWFFDGECISDFLDYVHEFDLFLIRKKRKIWH